The Streptomyces aurantiacus genome includes a region encoding these proteins:
- a CDS encoding acyl-CoA dehydrogenase, translating into MRIGTGIGITPEQRELAESVRGWIARTVPPEEVRKLLDAPGGQGGRPAYWDALTEQGFAGVHLPEAYGGGGGTVLDLAVVLEEAARAALPGPFVANALASSVLASGVGSRRTEEGESAEPGAGAGAREGAGADVAGLLRAVAAGERIGAVALGAGTLTAVAAADGYVLDGTAPPVLSGGDADLLILEASAPDGRTLWAAVDAAHLDVRVHESADPTRATAEVVATALHVPAGRILGIDSGLVSNLAAVVFAADACGTAAWALETATAYAKVREQFGRPIGQFQAIKHLCADMLVRVEQARALAWDAARSVREAPPVRELVSSLAAGLGLDAAFSCAKDCVQVLGGIGFTWEHDAHLYLRRALVARQLLGGGHFLRAARSAEGGARRELRTELPPDEAAHHRAAARQVIERVRGLEPTAVRRELAPTGYAAPHLPRPYGLGAGPVQQLCVQEELASAGVRVSELGIATWVVPSLIAHGSPEQQRRYLLPTLCGDTLWCQLFSEPGAGSDLASLCTRAERTADGRWRVNGQKLWTSSAQRADYGILLARTNPDAPKHKGLTYFVVDMRTTDGMEIRPLKEITGESLFNEVHFDDVLLPADAVVGAVDDGWRVARHTLGNERVHMADQLTFGTGLESIVVRSAGLDDCVRARVGALVAQAHALGCIGLRTTMRQVSGADPGAGASVRKLVQTVHQQQVAELALELLGPEGALREGAAERAVHGFLLSRCLTIAGGTTQVQLNVVAERILGLPRDQGPGTGESQ; encoded by the coding sequence ATGAGAATCGGGACCGGGATCGGGATCACGCCGGAACAGCGGGAACTCGCCGAGTCCGTGCGCGGCTGGATCGCGCGGACGGTGCCACCCGAGGAGGTGCGCAAACTCCTCGACGCACCCGGTGGCCAGGGCGGACGCCCCGCCTACTGGGACGCGCTCACCGAGCAGGGCTTCGCCGGCGTACACCTCCCGGAGGCGTACGGAGGTGGGGGCGGGACGGTTCTCGACCTCGCCGTCGTCCTGGAGGAGGCCGCCCGGGCGGCGCTGCCGGGACCGTTCGTGGCGAACGCGCTCGCCTCCTCGGTGCTCGCGAGCGGGGTCGGGTCGCGGAGGACGGAGGAGGGCGAGAGCGCAGAGCCGGGCGCCGGTGCCGGTGCGCGGGAGGGGGCCGGTGCCGACGTGGCCGGGCTGCTGCGGGCGGTGGCCGCCGGGGAGCGGATCGGGGCGGTCGCCCTCGGGGCCGGGACGCTGACCGCCGTGGCCGCGGCGGACGGGTACGTACTCGACGGAACGGCTCCTCCCGTCCTGTCCGGCGGTGACGCGGACCTGCTGATCCTGGAGGCGTCCGCGCCGGACGGCCGGACCCTGTGGGCGGCCGTGGACGCCGCACACCTCGACGTCCGCGTCCACGAGAGCGCCGACCCGACACGGGCGACCGCCGAAGTCGTGGCCACGGCCCTGCACGTCCCCGCCGGCCGGATACTCGGCATCGACTCCGGTCTCGTCAGCAACCTCGCCGCCGTCGTGTTCGCCGCCGACGCGTGCGGCACCGCCGCCTGGGCGCTGGAGACGGCGACCGCGTACGCGAAGGTGCGCGAGCAGTTCGGGCGGCCGATAGGGCAGTTCCAGGCGATCAAGCATCTGTGCGCCGACATGCTGGTGCGCGTCGAGCAGGCCAGGGCACTCGCCTGGGACGCCGCGCGTTCGGTCCGGGAGGCGCCGCCCGTACGCGAGTTGGTGTCGTCGCTCGCCGCCGGGCTCGGGCTCGACGCGGCCTTCTCGTGCGCCAAGGACTGCGTGCAGGTGCTCGGCGGCATCGGCTTCACCTGGGAGCACGACGCGCATCTCTACCTCCGACGGGCCCTCGTGGCACGGCAGTTGCTCGGTGGCGGGCACTTCCTGCGGGCGGCGCGGTCCGCGGAGGGCGGGGCGAGACGCGAGCTGCGTACCGAGCTTCCTCCGGACGAGGCGGCGCACCACCGGGCAGCGGCCCGGCAGGTGATCGAGCGCGTACGCGGACTCGAACCGACCGCCGTACGACGGGAACTGGCACCCACCGGATACGCGGCCCCGCACCTGCCCCGGCCGTACGGCCTCGGCGCCGGACCCGTCCAGCAGCTCTGTGTCCAGGAGGAGCTGGCGTCGGCAGGCGTGCGCGTCAGCGAACTGGGGATCGCCACCTGGGTCGTACCGTCCCTCATCGCCCACGGGAGCCCCGAACAGCAGCGGCGGTACCTGCTGCCGACCCTGTGCGGGGACACGCTGTGGTGCCAGCTCTTCTCCGAACCCGGAGCAGGGTCGGACCTGGCCTCGCTGTGTACCCGCGCGGAACGGACCGCGGACGGCCGCTGGCGCGTCAACGGACAGAAGCTGTGGACGAGTTCGGCGCAGCGGGCCGACTACGGCATCCTGCTGGCCCGGACGAACCCGGACGCGCCCAAGCACAAGGGGCTCACGTACTTCGTCGTCGACATGAGGACGACGGACGGCATGGAGATCCGGCCGCTGAAGGAGATCACCGGCGAATCGCTGTTCAACGAGGTCCACTTCGACGACGTGCTGCTCCCCGCCGACGCCGTGGTCGGTGCGGTCGACGACGGCTGGCGGGTCGCACGCCACACCCTCGGCAACGAACGCGTCCACATGGCCGACCAGTTGACCTTCGGCACCGGTCTCGAATCGATCGTCGTCCGTTCCGCGGGCCTCGACGACTGTGTGCGGGCGCGCGTCGGCGCCCTGGTCGCGCAGGCGCACGCGCTGGGCTGCATCGGTCTGAGGACCACCATGCGGCAGGTCTCCGGCGCGGACCCGGGCGCCGGGGCCTCCGTACGCAAGCTCGTACAGACCGTGCACCAGCAGCAGGTCGCCGAGCTCGCGCTCGAACTGCTCGGCCCGGAAGGGGCGTTGCGTGAGGGAGCGGCGGAGCGGGCGGTGCACGGGTTCCTGCTCTCCCGCTGTCTGACCATCGCCGGCGGGACGACACAGGTACAGCTGAACGTGGTCGCGGAGCGCATCCTCGGCCTGCCGCGCGACCAGGGACCAGGAACTGGGGAGAGCCAATGA
- a CDS encoding lipid-transfer protein, giving the protein MKAYVVGVGMTRFEKPETRDWQYWDMVREAGTGALTDAGISYDAVEQVPVGHCFQASTAGQRAAYELGLSGVPVYNVNNNCATGATALMLARQFVEGGASDCVLAVGFEKMTRGALGGGAGGGDGGDFKASPVARHYGVMAARHGFEMTPPTAQIFGNAAREHMERYGTTEAQLAAVGAKNHRHSANNPYAQFQDVYSVDEILAARTVHSPLTKLQCSPTSDGAAAAVVVSERFVERHGLGERAVEIVAQAMTTDTEESFASGSCIDVVGQPMSRAAARQVYDSAGLGIEDVDVVELHDCFSVNELLTYEALGMCEAGESGKLVESGATTYGGRWVVNPSGGLISKGHPLGATGIAQVAELVWQLRGEAQARQVEHARVGLAHNIGLGGAAVVTLLRRA; this is encoded by the coding sequence ATGAAGGCGTACGTCGTCGGTGTGGGAATGACCAGGTTCGAGAAGCCGGAGACCCGGGACTGGCAGTACTGGGACATGGTCCGGGAGGCGGGCACGGGCGCCCTCACGGACGCCGGGATCTCCTACGACGCGGTGGAGCAGGTGCCCGTCGGCCACTGCTTCCAGGCCTCCACGGCCGGGCAGCGGGCCGCCTACGAACTCGGCCTGAGCGGTGTGCCCGTCTACAACGTGAACAACAACTGCGCGACGGGCGCGACCGCGTTGATGCTCGCGCGGCAGTTCGTCGAGGGCGGTGCGAGCGACTGCGTACTGGCAGTGGGGTTCGAGAAGATGACGCGCGGCGCGCTGGGCGGCGGGGCCGGAGGGGGAGACGGGGGCGACTTCAAGGCGTCACCGGTCGCCCGGCACTACGGCGTCATGGCTGCCCGGCACGGCTTCGAGATGACGCCGCCCACCGCTCAGATCTTCGGGAACGCCGCGCGTGAGCACATGGAGAGGTACGGCACGACCGAAGCGCAGCTCGCGGCCGTGGGAGCCAAGAACCACCGGCACTCGGCGAACAACCCGTACGCGCAGTTCCAGGATGTCTACTCGGTCGACGAGATCCTCGCCGCACGCACCGTGCACTCCCCGCTGACCAAGCTCCAGTGCTCGCCGACCTCGGACGGAGCGGCCGCCGCCGTTGTTGTGTCGGAGCGGTTCGTGGAGCGGCACGGGCTGGGGGAGCGGGCCGTGGAGATCGTCGCGCAGGCGATGACCACGGACACCGAGGAGTCGTTCGCCTCGGGGTCGTGCATCGACGTCGTCGGGCAGCCGATGTCACGGGCCGCCGCCCGGCAGGTGTACGACAGCGCCGGGCTCGGCATCGAGGACGTCGACGTCGTGGAACTGCACGACTGCTTCTCCGTCAACGAACTGCTGACCTACGAGGCGCTCGGCATGTGCGAGGCGGGGGAGTCCGGCAAGCTCGTGGAGTCCGGCGCCACGACGTACGGCGGCCGGTGGGTCGTGAACCCCTCGGGAGGGCTCATCTCGAAGGGCCACCCGCTGGGCGCCACGGGCATCGCGCAGGTGGCCGAGCTGGTGTGGCAGCTGCGGGGCGAGGCGCAGGCCCGGCAGGTGGAACACGCGCGCGTGGGGCTCGCGCACAACATCGGGCTCGGGGGCGCGGCGGTGGTGACACTTCTCAGGCGCGCCTGA
- a CDS encoding MFS transporter gives MTPMPTLRATAETPVSRRPTPPTWVVVALACAGQFLVVLDVSVVNVALPSMRSDLDLSAPGLQWVVNAYTIAFAGFMLLGGRAGDLYGRKRMFLVGLALFTLASLAGGLAQAEWQLLAARAVQGLGAAVLAPSTLTILTSAVPEGAARARAIATWTAVGGGGGAAGGLVGGLLVDGLNWRWVLLINVPIGAVVLAGALWWLTESRVGGGRRLDLPGAVLVTSGLATLAYGIVQTEASGWTSAATLVPLSGGAVLIGLFLLVEARTKTPLMPLKLFRVRSVSSANVSMFLCGSAMFCMWFFMTLYAQNVLGYTPLDAGLALVPSSLAVIIGSKAAPRLMPVVGARNVAVIGALVAAAGFGWQSTMTADGPFLTAIMFPGILMMLGAGLSATPLAALATSGAEPEDAGLVSGLVNTSRTMGGSLGLSVMATIAAARTDGGTSPEALTEGYALVFRTGGGVMLAGAVLMLVWLPRGPVTKA, from the coding sequence ATGACTCCCATGCCCACGCTCAGAGCCACCGCAGAGACACCCGTCTCCCGTCGCCCCACGCCACCCACCTGGGTGGTGGTCGCCCTGGCCTGCGCGGGGCAGTTCCTCGTGGTCCTCGACGTGTCCGTCGTCAACGTGGCGTTGCCGTCGATGCGGTCCGACCTGGACCTGAGCGCGCCGGGACTCCAGTGGGTCGTCAACGCGTACACGATCGCCTTCGCCGGTTTCATGCTGCTCGGCGGGCGGGCCGGCGACCTGTACGGGCGCAAGCGGATGTTCCTGGTCGGGCTGGCGCTGTTCACTCTGGCCTCGCTCGCGGGCGGTCTCGCCCAGGCGGAGTGGCAACTGCTCGCCGCGAGGGCCGTACAAGGGCTCGGGGCGGCGGTGCTCGCGCCCTCGACGCTGACGATCCTGACGTCGGCCGTGCCCGAGGGGGCGGCACGCGCGCGTGCCATCGCGACCTGGACCGCGGTCGGCGGTGGGGGTGGCGCGGCGGGCGGCCTCGTCGGCGGACTCCTGGTCGACGGGCTCAACTGGCGATGGGTCCTGCTCATCAACGTGCCGATCGGTGCCGTGGTGCTGGCCGGCGCCCTGTGGTGGCTCACCGAGAGCCGGGTCGGCGGCGGCCGGCGGCTCGACCTGCCGGGCGCCGTGCTGGTGACGTCGGGCCTCGCGACCCTCGCGTACGGGATCGTGCAGACCGAGGCCTCGGGGTGGACGTCCGCCGCGACGCTGGTCCCGCTGTCCGGCGGAGCCGTCCTGATCGGGCTGTTCCTGCTCGTCGAGGCACGGACGAAGACGCCACTGATGCCGCTGAAGCTGTTCCGGGTGCGATCCGTGTCGTCGGCGAACGTGTCGATGTTCCTGTGCGGGTCCGCGATGTTCTGCATGTGGTTCTTCATGACGCTGTACGCGCAGAACGTGCTCGGCTACACACCCCTGGACGCCGGACTCGCGCTCGTGCCCAGCTCCCTGGCCGTGATCATCGGTTCGAAGGCCGCTCCGAGGCTCATGCCGGTCGTGGGAGCACGCAACGTCGCGGTGATCGGGGCGCTGGTGGCGGCGGCCGGGTTCGGCTGGCAGTCCACGATGACCGCGGACGGCCCGTTCCTCACTGCGATCATGTTCCCCGGCATCCTCATGATGCTCGGCGCCGGACTCTCCGCGACGCCGCTCGCCGCGCTCGCCACCTCCGGCGCGGAGCCCGAGGACGCCGGACTGGTCTCGGGTCTCGTCAACACCTCGCGCACGATGGGCGGCTCGCTCGGCCTGTCGGTGATGGCCACGATCGCGGCGGCCCGTACCGATGGCGGGACCTCGCCGGAGGCCCTCACGGAGGGATACGCACTTGTGTTCCGGACGGGCGGGGGCGTCATGCTCGCCGGCGCGGTGCTGATGCTGGTGTGGCTGCCGCGCGGGCCGGTCACGAAGGCCTGA
- a CDS encoding SigE family RNA polymerase sigma factor, producing the protein MGDRKQAQDEEFQSFVIGRWPRLMRTAFLLTGEQHAAEDLVQSSLERAYVAWRKVSTADDPDAYVWRLMINAHARRHRRRLKEFLAPRTDTDLTPERPDTGDRIAQVLRYWEDLSETQTAQAMGCSVGAVKSNAAKGIAKLRAIPDLADTVTHGGRK; encoded by the coding sequence ATGGGGGATCGGAAACAGGCTCAGGACGAGGAGTTCCAGAGCTTCGTCATCGGCCGCTGGCCACGGCTGATGCGTACGGCATTTCTCCTCACGGGGGAGCAGCACGCGGCGGAGGACCTGGTCCAGTCGTCATTGGAGCGGGCGTACGTGGCCTGGCGCAAGGTCAGCACGGCGGACGACCCCGACGCGTACGTGTGGCGTCTGATGATCAACGCTCACGCGCGCAGGCACCGCAGGCGCCTCAAGGAGTTCCTGGCCCCCAGGACCGACACGGACCTCACACCCGAGCGGCCCGACACGGGAGACCGGATCGCCCAGGTCCTGCGCTACTGGGAGGACCTGAGCGAGACACAGACGGCACAGGCGATGGGCTGCTCGGTGGGCGCGGTGAAGAGCAACGCGGCGAAGGGGATCGCCAAGCTCCGCGCCATACCGGACCTGGCCGACACGGTGACGCACGGAGGGCGGAAGTGA
- a CDS encoding response regulator transcription factor has product MPRDHRPAKSIRVLLAEDQGMMRGALALLLGLEADIEVVAQVGTGDAIVGAALQSRPDVALLDIELPGISGLDAAALLRDETPDCRVLILTTFGRPGYLRRAMEAGAAGFLVKDGPVEELARAIRRVLTGETVIDPALAAAALSAGPNPLTARECDVLKASADGATVSDIASTLHLSESTVRNYLSSAIGKTSTRNRMEAMREARQQGWL; this is encoded by the coding sequence ATGCCTCGGGACCATCGGCCCGCCAAGTCCATTCGTGTTCTCCTCGCCGAGGACCAGGGGATGATGCGTGGCGCTCTTGCCCTTCTGCTAGGGCTGGAGGCGGACATCGAGGTGGTCGCGCAGGTCGGGACGGGGGACGCGATCGTGGGGGCGGCCCTGCAGTCGCGGCCCGATGTCGCGCTGCTGGACATCGAACTGCCCGGTATCAGCGGGCTGGACGCCGCCGCGCTGTTGCGGGACGAGACGCCCGACTGCCGGGTGCTGATCCTCACCACCTTCGGCCGGCCCGGGTATCTGCGGCGGGCCATGGAGGCGGGCGCCGCGGGATTCCTGGTCAAGGACGGGCCCGTGGAGGAGCTGGCCCGGGCGATCCGCCGCGTGCTGACCGGGGAGACCGTCATCGATCCGGCGCTCGCCGCCGCCGCACTGAGCGCCGGGCCCAATCCGCTCACCGCCCGCGAGTGCGACGTGCTGAAGGCCTCGGCCGACGGCGCGACCGTCTCCGACATCGCGTCCACCCTGCACCTCTCCGAGTCGACCGTCCGCAACTACCTCTCCTCCGCGATCGGCAAGACGAGCACCCGCAATCGCATGGAGGCCATGCGGGAGGCCCGGCAGCAAGGGTGGCTCTAA
- a CDS encoding sensor histidine kinase: MPWSQRVSCRMAEWQESRTHRKADRDAFAADRKAGRRTGKLPEHLGPPPSGFALLPWLLMGMGAFSNLFQGRTPNPWVGGIGLFVFNSLYIHVVFRAFTKEAREALSTRAALIALGVVTCLLGGLYGGSWLLFFPLLGLAAGAIVRGRWLGRTGIGLSALAGVVAGLRDGWGAVNVAYGTFLSTMVTAAILSLSEAVRELRSAREELARRAVEKERLRFSRDLHDLLGHTLSVIVVKSEAARRLAHRDLDAALLQVSDIESVGRQALTEIREAVTGYREGSLATDLDRARSALLAAGIEPVVRQSGPPLSAQTEVLLGWVVREAVTNAVRHSGATRCEITVEGAPERVRACISDNGGGAGVRPRSGSGSGSGADAGPDADAGSGSGSGSGSADSAGASVAPNPVFPGSGIGGTGLKGLTERLAAAGGSLESGVGPRGGFVVTAELPVEAAEGAEAGAVTPAAATASAPAAATGEVVTSGRVA; this comes from the coding sequence ATGCCCTGGTCGCAGCGGGTCAGCTGCCGGATGGCCGAGTGGCAGGAGTCGCGGACGCACCGGAAGGCCGACCGGGACGCGTTCGCGGCCGACCGGAAGGCCGGGCGGCGAACCGGGAAGCTGCCGGAGCACCTGGGCCCGCCGCCCAGCGGTTTCGCGCTCCTCCCCTGGCTCCTGATGGGCATGGGCGCCTTCTCCAACCTCTTCCAGGGCCGGACCCCGAACCCGTGGGTCGGCGGCATCGGCCTCTTCGTCTTCAACTCCCTCTACATCCACGTGGTGTTCCGCGCCTTCACGAAGGAGGCCCGCGAGGCTCTCTCCACCCGGGCCGCGCTGATCGCGCTGGGCGTGGTGACGTGCCTCCTCGGCGGTCTGTACGGCGGCAGCTGGCTCCTGTTCTTCCCGCTGCTCGGCCTGGCCGCGGGCGCGATCGTGCGGGGGCGGTGGCTCGGCAGGACCGGCATCGGGCTGAGCGCGCTCGCGGGCGTCGTGGCCGGACTCCGGGACGGCTGGGGCGCGGTGAACGTCGCGTACGGCACGTTCCTGTCCACCATGGTGACCGCCGCGATCCTGTCCCTGTCCGAGGCCGTACGTGAACTGCGCTCCGCCCGCGAGGAACTGGCCCGCCGCGCCGTCGAGAAGGAACGCCTGCGCTTCTCCCGCGACCTGCACGACCTGCTCGGGCACACGCTCTCCGTCATCGTCGTGAAGTCGGAGGCCGCCCGGCGCCTCGCCCACCGGGACCTGGACGCGGCACTCCTGCAGGTCTCCGACATCGAGTCGGTCGGCAGGCAGGCCCTGACGGAGATACGCGAGGCGGTCACGGGTTACCGGGAGGGCAGCCTGGCCACGGACCTCGACCGGGCGCGCTCGGCGCTCCTGGCGGCCGGCATCGAGCCCGTCGTCCGGCAGTCGGGGCCGCCGCTGTCCGCCCAGACCGAGGTGCTGCTCGGCTGGGTCGTCCGCGAGGCCGTCACCAACGCCGTCCGCCACAGTGGCGCTACTCGCTGCGAGATCACGGTGGAGGGGGCGCCGGAGCGGGTCCGGGCGTGCATCTCGGACAACGGGGGCGGTGCTGGTGTTCGTCCCAGGTCCGGCTCGGGCTCCGGCTCCGGTGCCGATGCCGGTCCCGATGCCGATGCCGGTTCCGGTTCCGGTTCCGGTTCCGGTTCTGCTGACAGCGCCGGGGCATCTGTCGCCCCGAACCCCGTCTTCCCCGGCTCCGGGATCGGCGGTACCGGCCTCAAGGGGCTGACGGAACGGCTTGCGGCGGCGGGCGGGTCCCTGGAGTCGGGGGTGGGACCGCGGGGCGGTTTCGTGGTGACGGCAGAGCTTCCCGTTGAGGCGGCGGAGGGGGCTGAGGCGGGTGCGGTGACGCCCGCCGCGGCGACCGCGTCCGCGCCTGCGGCTGCGACCGGCGAGGTCGTCACCTCGGGGAGGGTGGCCTGA
- a CDS encoding ABC transporter permease, whose translation MLDYLRLEVRRTLRDTGFVIGGVVMPVVMYLLFTNLGDGSDGGWKTASMIGMAAYGAMGSALNTGGGVAEDRSIGWLRQLRITPMSPRQVVTARALTGAVTVLPAILAVLAAGGLVNGVRLDAWKWAVIALLLWLGSIPFTLLGLGNGYRLTAQATGVVNMVCNLTLAVVGGLWFPLSLFPGWLRSLSSYTPTNRFAQLGTAVADGRAPALGAVLVLTGWLLAFGSYAVVSYRRTARTV comes from the coding sequence ATGCTCGACTACCTGCGGCTCGAAGTGCGCCGGACACTGCGCGACACCGGTTTCGTGATCGGCGGTGTCGTCATGCCGGTGGTGATGTACCTGCTGTTCACGAACCTCGGCGACGGCAGCGACGGCGGCTGGAAGACGGCCTCCATGATCGGTATGGCCGCGTACGGCGCGATGGGCTCGGCCCTGAACACCGGCGGCGGAGTCGCCGAGGACCGGTCGATCGGCTGGCTGCGACAGCTGCGGATCACCCCGATGAGCCCGCGCCAGGTCGTGACCGCACGTGCGCTGACCGGTGCGGTCACGGTCCTGCCGGCGATCCTCGCGGTCCTCGCCGCGGGCGGCCTGGTCAACGGTGTACGTCTCGACGCCTGGAAGTGGGCGGTGATCGCGCTGCTGCTGTGGCTCGGCTCGATCCCCTTCACGCTGCTCGGTCTCGGCAACGGCTACCGCCTGACCGCGCAGGCCACGGGCGTGGTGAACATGGTGTGCAACCTGACGCTCGCAGTGGTCGGTGGGCTGTGGTTCCCACTGAGCCTCTTCCCCGGCTGGCTGCGGTCCCTGTCCTCCTACACGCCCACGAACCGCTTCGCTCAGCTCGGCACCGCCGTCGCCGACGGACGGGCACCCGCCCTCGGAGCCGTGCTGGTGCTGACCGGCTGGCTGCTGGCCTTCGGCTCGTACGCTGTGGTCTCGTACCGCAGGACCGCACGGACCGTGTGA
- a CDS encoding ABC transporter ATP-binding protein, producing MSFTGAVKTFGAVRAVDGVDLEISRGETVALLGRNGAGKSTAISLLLGLNEPDEGVVRLFGAAPEHAVRAGRVGAMLQDGRPVPRVTVGELVGFVAGTYPAPMPVTEALELAGIAELAGRRVDRLSGGQTQRVRFAVALVGNPSLIVLDEPTAALDVEARYAFWDAMRAYARHGHTVLFSTHYLEEADVNADRIVVVDHGRVVADGTGEQLRRAAGGSLVAFDLAGAAADGLSRLPGVVSVEVRGDRARLRTDDPDATVIALAERGAIRGLEVAPASLDDAFLALTSPSATRPASLETV from the coding sequence GTGTCCTTCACCGGGGCGGTCAAGACCTTCGGTGCGGTACGGGCCGTGGACGGCGTCGACCTGGAGATCTCACGCGGCGAGACGGTCGCGCTGCTCGGCCGCAACGGCGCCGGCAAGTCCACCGCGATCTCCCTCCTGCTGGGCCTGAACGAGCCCGACGAGGGCGTCGTCCGCCTCTTCGGCGCCGCCCCGGAACACGCCGTGCGGGCAGGCCGGGTGGGCGCCATGCTGCAGGACGGCCGACCGGTGCCGAGGGTGACGGTGGGCGAACTCGTCGGGTTCGTGGCCGGGACCTACCCCGCGCCGATGCCCGTCACCGAAGCGCTGGAGCTCGCGGGGATCGCCGAGTTGGCCGGGCGGCGCGTCGACCGGCTCTCCGGAGGCCAGACGCAGCGGGTGCGGTTCGCCGTGGCCCTGGTCGGGAACCCCTCGCTGATCGTGCTCGACGAGCCGACCGCGGCCCTGGACGTCGAGGCCCGGTACGCCTTCTGGGACGCGATGCGCGCCTACGCCCGCCACGGCCACACCGTCCTCTTCTCCACGCACTATCTGGAGGAGGCGGACGTCAACGCCGACCGGATCGTCGTCGTCGACCACGGGCGCGTCGTCGCCGACGGCACCGGCGAGCAGCTCAGGCGGGCCGCGGGCGGCAGCCTCGTCGCCTTCGACCTCGCCGGGGCGGCCGCGGACGGGCTGTCCCGGCTGCCCGGGGTGGTCTCCGTGGAGGTACGCGGCGACCGGGCCCGGCTGCGGACCGACGACCCGGACGCCACGGTGATCGCCCTCGCGGAGCGCGGCGCGATACGCGGCCTGGAGGTCGCGCCCGCCTCGCTCGACGACGCGTTCCTCGCCCTGACCTCCCCCTCCGCCACGCGGCCCGCTTCTCTGGAGACGGTGTGA
- a CDS encoding MaoC/PaaZ C-terminal domain-containing protein codes for MPIDVARALAAEPRSAGIAWGHKDVQLYHLGLGAAANPDRRSPATDPDELRYTLESRLHVLPSFATVAGAGSPGVINGLSMPGVDVNLAHVLHGGQTIVLHRPIPVEGEAVATTRIADVYDKGKAAILVVRTEVRDEQGPLWTNDAQIFVRGEGGFGGDRGPSVRPEPPTGAPDRQVERTIREDQALLYRLSGDWNPLHADPEFAKLAGFDRPILHGLCTYGMTLKAVVDTVLGGDVGRVRSYTTRFAGVVYPGETLRIRMWQGDGTVRVTVGAADRDDAPVLADTVVEHT; via the coding sequence ATGCCCATCGACGTTGCCAGGGCCCTCGCGGCCGAGCCCCGGTCCGCCGGGATCGCCTGGGGCCACAAGGACGTCCAGCTCTACCACCTCGGCCTCGGCGCGGCCGCGAATCCGGACAGGCGCAGCCCGGCGACCGACCCCGACGAACTGCGCTACACCCTGGAGTCCAGGCTGCACGTCCTGCCGAGCTTCGCGACCGTCGCGGGCGCGGGCTCCCCCGGCGTGATCAACGGCCTCTCCATGCCGGGCGTCGACGTCAACCTCGCCCATGTCCTGCACGGCGGCCAGACCATCGTGCTGCACCGGCCGATCCCGGTCGAGGGCGAGGCGGTCGCCACCACCCGGATCGCGGACGTGTACGACAAGGGCAAGGCCGCCATCCTCGTCGTACGCACCGAAGTGCGCGACGAGCAGGGCCCGTTGTGGACCAACGACGCCCAGATCTTCGTACGCGGCGAAGGCGGCTTCGGCGGCGACCGCGGCCCCTCCGTCCGTCCCGAACCACCGACGGGCGCACCGGACCGGCAGGTCGAGCGCACGATCCGTGAGGACCAGGCGCTCCTGTACCGGCTCTCCGGCGACTGGAACCCCCTGCACGCCGACCCCGAGTTCGCCAAGCTCGCCGGTTTCGACCGCCCGATCCTGCACGGGCTGTGCACGTACGGGATGACGCTGAAGGCGGTCGTGGACACGGTGCTCGGCGGCGACGTCGGCCGGGTCCGCTCCTACACCACGCGCTTCGCCGGGGTCGTGTACCCGGGCGAGACCCTGCGCATCCGCATGTGGCAGGGGGACGGCACGGTCCGGGTGACGGTCGGGGCGGCCGACCGGGACGACGCGCCGGTCCTGGCCGACACCGTCGTGGAGCACACCTGA